In Cellvibrio polysaccharolyticus, a genomic segment contains:
- a CDS encoding flavohemoglobin expression-modulating QEGLA motif protein yields the protein MSQQAYLERLKALSTRLVLLQKPIRILDAIKWPAELEADFRAAKGKKLPALDKDFYQQYKFNFDPDQLYLALGELKQDVKRQLGRGDALGQILHVTIEQYQIVIELLRARGTPQFGHFSRLLYGSASDRIRGDRKTLRQMGERLCHIFSLPAVEHLNRPYNQHIDAQQAVDILQQRMNQYFAPGAVRVEISDNIVSDAAAGGDCIKVNRRAFFSELDLQVLEVHEGWVHIGTTLNGRQQPWATWLSVGSPRITAIQEGMAVLMETLTFSSFPQRARRISDRVVAVDLAEQGADFCEVYQYFLERGISEHDSYRVTQRVFRGGTLAGGSVFTKDISYVKGFVENVNFIRSAIQSGVPEIIPMLFLGKVTLDDLPLLYERYLEGVVIGPKYLPAMFRDLNGLYVWFGFSSGMSLTNLARVQQHFNKLFKKLPATEPIYEARTDGEWE from the coding sequence ATGAGTCAACAAGCTTACCTTGAACGCCTGAAAGCACTCTCAACACGCCTGGTGTTATTACAAAAGCCCATTCGTATTCTCGATGCCATTAAGTGGCCCGCCGAGCTGGAAGCCGATTTCCGGGCTGCCAAAGGTAAAAAATTACCGGCGCTCGATAAAGATTTTTACCAGCAATACAAATTCAATTTTGACCCGGATCAGCTTTACCTGGCACTGGGCGAATTAAAGCAGGATGTAAAACGGCAGCTGGGGCGGGGCGATGCGCTCGGCCAGATTTTGCATGTCACCATTGAACAATATCAAATCGTCATCGAGCTGCTGCGCGCCCGCGGTACACCGCAATTTGGCCATTTCAGCCGCTTGCTTTATGGCTCGGCCAGCGACCGGATTCGCGGTGATAGAAAAACCCTGCGGCAAATGGGAGAACGGCTTTGTCATATTTTTTCGTTGCCTGCGGTGGAGCACCTCAATCGACCTTACAACCAGCACATTGATGCCCAGCAAGCGGTAGATATTCTGCAACAGCGCATGAACCAGTATTTTGCACCGGGCGCCGTGCGGGTCGAAATCAGTGACAATATTGTTTCAGACGCCGCGGCCGGGGGCGACTGCATCAAGGTCAACCGTCGCGCCTTCTTTTCCGAACTGGACTTACAAGTCCTGGAGGTTCACGAAGGCTGGGTTCATATCGGCACCACCCTCAACGGACGCCAGCAGCCCTGGGCAACCTGGCTGAGTGTCGGATCGCCGCGCATTACCGCCATTCAGGAAGGCATGGCGGTTTTAATGGAAACCCTGACGTTCAGTTCCTTTCCGCAGCGCGCACGGCGCATCAGTGACCGGGTAGTCGCGGTTGATCTTGCGGAACAAGGGGCAGATTTTTGTGAGGTCTATCAATATTTTCTGGAGCGAGGGATTAGCGAGCATGACAGCTACCGGGTTACGCAGCGCGTCTTTCGGGGCGGCACACTGGCCGGCGGTTCGGTTTTCACCAAAGATATTTCTTATGTCAAAGGGTTTGTTGAAAACGTCAATTTTATTCGCAGCGCCATTCAATCCGGTGTGCCGGAAATCATTCCGATGCTGTTTCTCGGCAAGGTCACACTGGACGATCTGCCGCTTTTATATGAGCGCTACCTTGAAGGCGTCGTAATTGGCCCCAAATACCTGCCTGCGATGTTTCGCGACCTCAACGGTTTATATGTATGGTTTGGCTTTTCCAGCGGTATGTCATTGACCAATCTGGCCAGAGTGCAGCAGCACTTCAACAAATTGTTCAAAAAATTACCCGCTACCGAGCCCATCTATGAGGCCCGCACGGATGGGGAATGGGAATAG
- a CDS encoding Rieske (2Fe-2S) protein, with product MGYLALEKLHQLYDGYRRPVRISGNEYLLLQEEGRVYLLLNRCPHQQAPLQQASISNGQLRCPRHGMVFDLLSGRPVTANGCAALTFLPLVYDGNTLGVDV from the coding sequence ATGGGTTATCTTGCGCTGGAAAAATTGCATCAGTTGTATGACGGCTATCGCCGTCCGGTTCGAATCAGTGGTAATGAGTATTTGTTGTTGCAGGAGGAAGGCAGGGTATATCTGCTGTTAAATCGCTGTCCGCACCAACAGGCACCTTTGCAGCAGGCCAGTATTTCCAATGGCCAGTTGCGCTGCCCCCGGCACGGTATGGTTTTTGATCTGCTCAGTGGTCGACCGGTGACTGCCAACGGGTGTGCCGCGCTGACCTTTCTGCCTCTGGTTTACGACGGTAATACGCTGGGGGTGGATGTATAG
- a CDS encoding DUF4124 domain-containing protein → MYKLLIIKMLGVIFIAMVGVHYLLYLKTGRMPDNPLGNFSLDSVSLPKVNLPFISSESGAGGTSLSDKPVYTWRDENGVLHFSESAPEGGNASQFHSDKPVNIVPAVNVPPRQDGVVAPRAGRTVESEGASAIDKALDARDLLEQRQAEQQKVLDRL, encoded by the coding sequence ATGTACAAACTACTCATTATAAAAATGCTGGGCGTGATATTTATTGCGATGGTCGGCGTGCACTATCTGTTGTATCTCAAAACCGGCCGGATGCCGGATAATCCGCTTGGCAATTTTTCGCTGGATAGCGTGAGCTTGCCCAAGGTTAATCTACCGTTTATTTCCAGTGAGTCCGGGGCTGGTGGAACCAGTTTGTCGGACAAGCCGGTATATACCTGGCGGGATGAAAACGGTGTGCTGCATTTTTCCGAATCGGCGCCCGAGGGGGGCAACGCCAGTCAGTTTCATAGTGACAAGCCGGTTAACATTGTTCCCGCGGTTAACGTTCCGCCCCGTCAGGATGGCGTGGTTGCTCCCCGAGCGGGTCGCACGGTAGAGTCCGAGGGTGCTTCGGCTATTGATAAGGCGCTCGATGCCCGTGACCTGTTGGAGCAGCGTCAGGCGGAGCAGCAAAAAGTCCTCGATCGGTTATAA
- a CDS encoding FmdB family zinc ribbon protein: MPIYEYQCQSCNHELEALQKIADAPLVECPACGQASLQKKISAAGFRLKGGGWYETDFKSGSKKNLAGDSSAPSSGSKSADKPASGGQA; the protein is encoded by the coding sequence ATGCCTATTTATGAATATCAGTGCCAGTCTTGTAATCATGAATTGGAAGCATTGCAAAAAATTGCCGATGCACCGCTGGTAGAGTGTCCCGCTTGTGGCCAGGCTAGCCTGCAGAAGAAAATTTCCGCAGCCGGGTTCCGCCTGAAAGGCGGTGGTTGGTATGAAACCGACTTTAAATCCGGCAGTAAAAAAAATCTGGCAGGAGATAGCAGCGCGCCTTCAAGCGGTAGTAAATCCGCCGACAAGCCTGCCTCCGGTGGCCAGGCCTAA
- the aspS gene encoding aspartate--tRNA ligase: MRSEYCGVLNASFIDQEVTLCGWVDRRRDHGGVIFIDLRDRDGVVQVVFDPDAKENFALADKVRGEYVLQVTGKVRARAAAAVNPNMNTGEIEVYGTALTILNEAETIPFPLDSYANVGEDIRLKYRFLDLRRQDMQKALRFRSKVTSAIRNYLDTNGFLDIETPILTRATPEGARDYLVPSRTHDGKFFALPQSPQLFKQLLMVSGFDRYYQIAKCFRDEDLRADRQPEFTQIDIETSFMSQEQIMSITEGMIREVFKDLKGVEFGELPRMPFSEAITKYGSDKPDLRIPLQLVDIKDLVTEVDFKVFAGPANDPKSRVTALKVPGGNDKLTRKQIDEYTKFVGIYGAKGLAYIKVNDKSDLEEGLQSPIVKNLPLPVRAAILERVNAENGDLIFFGADRHKVVTEALGALRCKLGADLDLYTAEWAPLWVVDFPMFEEDDKGNWSALHHPFTAPSCSPEELSANPGAALSQAYDLVLNGTELGGGSVRIHTSSMQQTVFGLLGIEEDEQREKFGFLLDALKYGAPPHGGLAFGLDRLIMLMTGAASIRDVIAFPKTQSAACVMTDAPGIVDELQLRELHIRLRKKEQAAAAQAAE; this comes from the coding sequence ATGCGCAGTGAATACTGTGGCGTTTTGAATGCCTCATTTATTGATCAGGAAGTAACACTTTGCGGTTGGGTTGACCGCCGCCGCGACCATGGTGGCGTCATCTTTATTGATTTGCGCGACCGCGATGGTGTTGTGCAAGTGGTATTTGACCCGGATGCCAAAGAAAACTTTGCCCTCGCTGACAAGGTGCGTGGCGAATACGTATTGCAGGTAACCGGTAAAGTGCGCGCGCGCGCCGCAGCTGCTGTTAATCCGAACATGAACACCGGTGAAATTGAGGTGTACGGAACGGCGCTGACCATTCTCAACGAAGCCGAAACCATTCCTTTCCCGCTGGATTCCTACGCCAACGTGGGAGAAGACATTCGCTTGAAGTATCGCTTCCTCGACCTGCGTCGTCAGGACATGCAGAAAGCTTTGCGCTTCCGCTCCAAAGTGACCAGTGCGATTCGCAACTACCTGGACACTAACGGCTTTCTGGATATTGAAACCCCTATCCTGACTCGTGCAACACCGGAAGGTGCTCGCGATTATCTGGTGCCATCACGTACCCACGATGGTAAATTTTTCGCCTTGCCGCAATCGCCGCAGTTGTTCAAGCAATTGCTGATGGTGTCCGGTTTTGACCGTTACTATCAAATCGCCAAATGTTTCCGCGACGAAGATCTGCGAGCAGACCGTCAGCCGGAATTTACCCAAATCGATATTGAAACCTCCTTTATGTCCCAGGAGCAAATCATGTCGATCACCGAAGGCATGATCAGAGAGGTTTTCAAAGACCTGAAAGGCGTTGAGTTCGGCGAGTTACCGCGCATGCCTTTCTCTGAAGCAATTACCAAATACGGTTCTGATAAGCCGGATCTACGTATTCCGCTGCAATTGGTAGACATCAAGGATCTGGTTACCGAGGTGGATTTCAAAGTATTCGCCGGCCCGGCCAATGATCCGAAATCCCGCGTTACTGCCTTGAAAGTGCCTGGCGGCAACGACAAACTGACCCGTAAGCAAATCGACGAGTACACCAAATTTGTCGGTATTTACGGTGCAAAAGGTTTGGCGTATATCAAGGTAAACGACAAGTCTGACCTGGAAGAAGGTTTGCAATCTCCGATTGTTAAAAACCTGCCATTGCCGGTTCGTGCAGCCATCCTCGAACGTGTTAACGCTGAAAACGGCGACCTGATTTTCTTCGGTGCTGACCGTCATAAAGTGGTTACCGAAGCGCTGGGCGCACTGCGTTGCAAGCTGGGTGCAGATCTTGATTTGTACACTGCTGAGTGGGCACCGTTGTGGGTGGTTGATTTCCCGATGTTTGAAGAAGACGACAAGGGTAACTGGAGTGCCTTGCACCACCCGTTCACCGCGCCGTCCTGTTCACCGGAAGAGCTTTCAGCCAATCCGGGAGCTGCTTTGTCGCAAGCCTATGATCTGGTATTGAACGGTACTGAACTGGGTGGTGGTTCTGTGCGTATCCATACCAGCTCCATGCAACAAACCGTATTCGGTTTGCTGGGTATTGAAGAAGACGAGCAGCGCGAGAAATTCGGCTTCCTGCTGGATGCACTGAAATACGGTGCACCGCCGCACGGTGGTTTGGCGTTTGGTCTGGACCGTCTGATTATGTTGATGACCGGCGCTGCGTCAATTCGTGATGTTATCGCTTTCCCGAAAACCCAGAGTGCTGCCTGTGTTATGACAGATGCACCGGGGATTGTAGACGAACTGCAATTGCGTGAATTGCACATTCGTTTGCGCAAAAAAGAGCAGGCAGCAGCGGCACAAGCTGCTGAATAA
- a CDS encoding YebC/PmpR family DNA-binding transcriptional regulator → MAGHSKWANIRHRKGRQDAKRGKIFTKIIRELTVAAKGGANPADNPRLRAAVDKALSENMKRDTIDKAISRGAGTNEADNYEELTYEGYGAGGVAFIVECMTDNRNRTVGDVRHAFTKRGGNLGTDGSVSYLFTRQGQISFEAGVDEDAIIEAALEAGADDVVTNDDGSIEVMTAFEAYLTVKDALLAAGFTPANAEITMVPSISVPLDKDGAEKILGLVDMLEDLDDVQNVYTNADIPDEVMEQLQ, encoded by the coding sequence ATGGCCGGTCATTCCAAATGGGCAAATATCAGACACCGTAAAGGTCGTCAGGATGCCAAGCGCGGTAAAATATTTACTAAAATTATTCGTGAGCTCACCGTAGCCGCCAAAGGCGGTGCTAACCCGGCCGATAACCCGCGGTTGCGTGCAGCGGTGGATAAAGCGCTCAGTGAAAACATGAAGCGCGATACCATTGATAAAGCAATTTCCCGTGGTGCCGGTACCAACGAAGCCGACAATTACGAAGAGCTTACCTACGAAGGTTATGGTGCGGGCGGTGTAGCATTTATTGTTGAATGCATGACGGACAACCGCAATCGTACCGTTGGCGATGTGCGCCATGCGTTTACCAAGCGCGGTGGTAATCTCGGAACTGACGGCTCTGTCTCCTATTTGTTTACCCGTCAGGGACAAATCAGTTTTGAAGCCGGCGTTGATGAAGATGCGATTATCGAAGCAGCGCTGGAAGCCGGTGCCGACGATGTCGTTACCAACGATGATGGTTCGATTGAAGTGATGACCGCCTTCGAAGCTTACCTGACGGTGAAGGATGCATTGCTCGCTGCCGGTTTTACCCCGGCCAATGCGGAAATCACCATGGTGCCTTCCATTTCTGTGCCGCTCGATAAGGACGGCGCAGAAAAAATTCTTGGCCTGGTAGATATGCTGGAAGATCTGGATGATGTGCAAAATGTGTACACCAATGCTGATATTCCCGACGAGGTTATGGAACAACTGCAATAA
- the ruvC gene encoding crossover junction endodeoxyribonuclease RuvC — MTLILGIDPGSRKTGFGIIQAISGQVHYVTSGVIRIPDGELAGRLKVIFDGLTTIITQYSPDEMAIEQVFMARNAASALKLGQARGAAIVAAAVRELPVAEYEARKVKQSVVGNGAADKSQVQHMVKTLLRLPGVPQEDAADALAVALCHANTRQHLIKLSGSSSFRRGRVV, encoded by the coding sequence GTGACGCTGATTTTGGGTATTGACCCCGGGTCACGCAAAACCGGCTTTGGTATTATTCAAGCCATCAGTGGCCAGGTGCACTATGTGACCAGCGGTGTAATCCGCATTCCCGACGGTGAATTGGCAGGGCGGTTGAAAGTTATTTTTGACGGGCTGACGACCATTATTACGCAGTATTCGCCGGATGAAATGGCCATTGAGCAAGTTTTTATGGCCCGTAACGCCGCATCGGCGTTAAAGCTGGGGCAGGCGAGAGGGGCAGCGATTGTTGCCGCTGCTGTTCGCGAGTTGCCGGTGGCTGAATATGAAGCGCGCAAAGTAAAACAATCGGTGGTGGGCAATGGCGCTGCCGATAAATCCCAGGTGCAACACATGGTGAAGACGCTTCTGCGTTTGCCCGGTGTGCCACAGGAGGATGCGGCCGATGCGCTGGCGGTCGCGCTCTGCCATGCCAATACCCGTCAGCATCTTATCAAGTTGTCCGGCTCCAGTAGTTTCCGTCGCGGTCGCGTTGTCTGA
- the ruvA gene encoding Holliday junction branch migration protein RuvA: MIGLLRGKLLEKSPPDLLLDVNGVGYEVQAPMTTFYSLPGIGGEVTLYTHLSISENLHQLFGFIRVRDRSLFRTLIKVNGVGPKLAISILSGMEADDIARCVRDNNTVALTKVPGIGKKTAERLVVELKDRLKNWDLPHAALASSGDTLPLAVTDDAYVEAESALIALGYKPVDASKMIAKALHLQPEATSEELIRLALKSMAPV; encoded by the coding sequence ATGATAGGTTTATTGCGTGGCAAACTGCTGGAAAAGTCGCCGCCTGATTTATTGCTGGACGTAAATGGTGTGGGCTACGAAGTTCAGGCACCGATGACGACCTTTTATTCATTGCCGGGTATTGGCGGTGAAGTAACGCTCTACACGCATCTTTCCATCAGCGAGAATTTGCATCAGCTGTTTGGTTTTATTCGCGTGCGAGATCGGTCTTTGTTTCGTACGCTGATCAAAGTGAATGGTGTAGGGCCGAAGCTGGCTATCTCCATTTTATCCGGTATGGAAGCGGACGATATTGCCCGCTGCGTGCGCGATAACAACACCGTGGCACTGACCAAAGTGCCGGGTATCGGCAAAAAAACCGCCGAGCGTCTGGTGGTGGAATTAAAAGATCGCTTGAAGAATTGGGATTTACCGCATGCTGCGCTAGCATCAAGCGGTGATACCTTGCCATTGGCCGTCACTGACGATGCGTATGTTGAGGCTGAAAGTGCTCTTATTGCCCTGGGCTACAAACCGGTTGACGCCAGCAAAATGATCGCCAAAGCGCTTCATTTGCAGCCTGAAGCCACCAGTGAAGAATTGATTCGTCTGGCCTTGAAGAGCATGGCTCCCGTTTAA
- the ruvB gene encoding Holliday junction branch migration DNA helicase RuvB codes for MIETDRLIAPTARDREDHLDRTVRPKSLADYVGQPVVREQMEIFIGAAKKRREALDHTLVFGPPGLGKTTLANIIANEMGVSLKSTSGPVLEKAGDLAALMTNLEPGDVLFIDEIHRLSPVVEEILYPAMEDFQLDIMIGEGPAARSIKLDLPPFTLVGATTRAGLLTSPLRDRFGIVQRLEFYNVADLTHIVARSASLLGVDMEPRGAEEIARRARGTPRIANRLLRRVRDYADIKGNGQVTADIADKALNMLNVDERGFDHMDRRLLMALMHNFDGGPVGVESLAAAISEDRGTIEDVIEPYLIQQGFMSRTPRGRMLTQNAYLHFGIAMPKRLQESGE; via the coding sequence ATGATAGAAACGGATCGCCTCATAGCACCCACTGCCAGAGATCGCGAAGATCATCTGGATCGTACCGTGCGACCCAAAAGCCTTGCTGATTACGTCGGGCAGCCGGTGGTGCGCGAGCAGATGGAAATATTTATCGGGGCTGCCAAAAAGCGTCGTGAAGCGCTCGATCACACGCTGGTATTCGGGCCACCTGGTCTCGGTAAAACCACCCTGGCGAATATTATTGCCAACGAAATGGGCGTGTCTTTAAAAAGTACCTCCGGCCCGGTGTTGGAAAAAGCCGGTGACCTTGCGGCGCTGATGACCAATCTCGAGCCGGGTGACGTGCTGTTCATCGACGAAATTCATCGATTGAGTCCCGTTGTTGAGGAAATACTCTATCCGGCCATGGAAGATTTTCAGCTGGATATTATGATTGGTGAGGGTCCGGCGGCTCGCTCCATTAAATTGGATCTGCCGCCTTTTACGTTGGTGGGTGCAACCACCCGAGCCGGTCTGCTCACCTCGCCGCTGCGTGATCGCTTTGGTATTGTGCAGCGGCTGGAGTTTTATAACGTGGCTGACCTTACCCATATTGTTGCGCGCTCGGCATCCTTGCTGGGTGTCGATATGGAGCCGCGCGGCGCCGAAGAAATCGCCCGCCGTGCTCGCGGAACACCGCGCATCGCCAACCGATTATTGCGCCGGGTGCGTGATTATGCCGATATTAAAGGCAATGGTCAGGTGACGGCAGATATTGCAGACAAGGCACTGAATATGCTGAATGTGGATGAGCGCGGTTTCGACCATATGGATCGGCGTTTACTGATGGCGTTAATGCACAACTTTGACGGTGGGCCGGTCGGGGTTGAAAGTCTGGCGGCAGCAATCAGTGAAGACCGTGGCACCATTGAAGATGTTATTGAGCCTTACCTGATTCAGCAGGGGTTTATGTCGCGTACACCGCGTGGTCGGATGCTGACGCAAAATGCCTATCTGCATTTTGGCATTGCCATGCCGAAGCGATTACAGGAAAGCGGGGAGTAG
- the ybgC gene encoding tol-pal system-associated acyl-CoA thioesterase, with amino-acid sequence MSNVFSINVRVYIEDTDAGGIVYYVNYLKFMERSRTEFLRNLGYDKPAILDENMLLVVHSANVQYRRPARLDDSLEITAEVVKLARSYVEFRQQVLRGNELLCDGLIRIACVNGITMKPCAIPSAMHQHINHQITHQ; translated from the coding sequence ATGAGTAATGTTTTTTCAATAAATGTTCGTGTGTACATTGAGGATACCGATGCCGGAGGCATTGTTTATTACGTTAACTATTTAAAATTTATGGAGCGTTCCCGTACAGAATTTTTGCGCAACCTGGGGTATGATAAGCCGGCTATTCTGGACGAAAACATGCTCCTTGTTGTTCACTCGGCCAATGTCCAGTATCGCCGCCCGGCCCGCCTTGATGATTCTCTCGAAATCACTGCTGAAGTAGTCAAACTGGCCCGATCTTATGTTGAGTTCAGGCAGCAGGTGTTACGGGGGAACGAATTATTGTGTGACGGTCTAATCCGCATCGCCTGTGTCAACGGGATAACAATGAAACCCTGTGCGATACCTTCTGCCATGCACCAACACATCAACCATCAGATAACCCATCAATAA
- the tolQ gene encoding protein TolQ, producing MSETENTLSIWSLIAEASFLVQMVMLILLMASVVSWIMIFQRGIYHRKATAALSSFEKQFWSGIDLNQLFRQGNGRTDIEGIENIFRAGFKEFTRLRQQTGVDPDAVMEGSQRAMRVALAREGEKLETGLPFLASVASVSPYIGLFGTVWGIMNSFRGLANVHQTTLATVAPGISEALIATAIGLFAAIPAVLAYNRYSARAEALMNNYQTFAEEFSAILHRQVHSK from the coding sequence ATGTCGGAAACTGAAAATACCCTGTCCATCTGGAGCCTGATTGCCGAAGCCAGTTTTCTGGTGCAAATGGTCATGCTTATTTTGTTGATGGCCTCGGTCGTCTCCTGGATCATGATTTTTCAGCGCGGCATTTATCACCGCAAAGCTACTGCAGCGCTGTCCTCCTTCGAAAAACAATTCTGGTCAGGCATTGATCTGAACCAGCTGTTCCGTCAGGGCAATGGCCGCACGGATATCGAAGGTATCGAAAATATATTCCGTGCCGGCTTCAAGGAATTTACCCGCTTGCGTCAGCAAACCGGTGTAGACCCGGATGCGGTAATGGAAGGTTCACAGCGCGCCATGCGGGTCGCGCTGGCCCGTGAAGGGGAAAAACTGGAAACCGGTTTGCCATTTCTTGCCAGTGTGGCATCGGTAAGCCCGTATATCGGCCTGTTTGGTACCGTGTGGGGGATTATGAATTCATTCCGCGGTCTCGCCAATGTTCACCAAACCACGCTGGCTACGGTGGCGCCAGGTATTTCCGAAGCGTTGATCGCGACGGCAATTGGTCTGTTTGCGGCGATTCCTGCGGTGTTGGCTTACAACCGTTATTCTGCCCGCGCAGAAGCACTGATGAATAATTATCAGACCTTTGCGGAAGAATTCTCGGCCATCCTTCACCGTCAGGTACACAGCAAGTAA
- the tolR gene encoding protein TolR produces the protein MSAFGPKIKKKPMAEINVVPYIDVMLVLLIVFMVAAPMMTQGVKVELPQAASEPIESEDDEPITVSIKKDGSYYITLGGNPEEARSLVDIKDLVSKVLRQSPKTQVLVQGDHAVDYGAVVSLMSELQSAGAPSVGLVTEPPR, from the coding sequence ATGTCAGCGTTTGGACCAAAGATAAAAAAGAAGCCGATGGCTGAAATCAATGTGGTGCCCTACATTGACGTCATGCTGGTGCTGTTGATCGTATTCATGGTGGCCGCACCTATGATGACCCAGGGCGTGAAGGTTGAACTGCCTCAGGCAGCATCCGAGCCCATCGAGTCGGAAGATGACGAGCCGATCACCGTTTCCATCAAAAAAGATGGCAGCTATTACATAACACTGGGCGGGAACCCTGAAGAGGCCCGGTCACTCGTAGATATCAAGGACCTCGTCAGCAAAGTACTGCGGCAGTCGCCAAAAACCCAGGTTCTGGTGCAGGGCGATCATGCGGTTGACTACGGCGCCGTCGTATCACTGATGAGTGAATTGCAGAGTGCCGGTGCGCCCTCTGTAGGTCTTGTCACCGAACCTCCCCGCTAG
- the tolA gene encoding cell envelope integrity protein TolA produces the protein MKFERFLNLPVLLSVGMHSILMAVIIINWTPAKPEQEEQPPHFVKATLVDMQPKAIAAPQQPKPQVLEAQRRQEQERRRQEEQKRQQAEAQKRQQEQQQREEKAKAEAQQQQKVKEEQARQAAAKTKAEQEKKAEAAKQAKAKAEQQKKAEQERQAKAEQERKNREQQQREEAERREAALQKEQQHLSDRSDSVNTQTWEGLIREQVTENWSRPPGARNGITVVLEVNMVPTGQVMNVRVVKSSGDIPFDRSAEQAVKRVGQFQGIREMPNDVFERYFRVFQLTFRPEDLRQ, from the coding sequence ATGAAGTTTGAGCGTTTTCTCAATTTGCCGGTTTTATTAAGTGTCGGGATGCATTCGATACTAATGGCGGTAATAATCATTAACTGGACTCCTGCCAAACCGGAACAGGAGGAGCAGCCTCCGCATTTTGTGAAGGCTACTCTGGTAGATATGCAGCCGAAGGCTATTGCGGCACCGCAGCAACCCAAGCCCCAGGTGCTGGAAGCCCAGCGTCGACAGGAGCAGGAGCGGCGTCGCCAGGAAGAGCAAAAACGCCAGCAGGCCGAAGCTCAAAAGCGTCAGCAGGAACAGCAGCAGCGTGAAGAAAAGGCGAAAGCCGAGGCTCAGCAGCAGCAAAAAGTAAAAGAAGAGCAAGCGCGTCAGGCTGCGGCGAAAACCAAAGCCGAGCAAGAGAAAAAAGCCGAGGCAGCAAAGCAGGCAAAGGCGAAAGCTGAGCAGCAGAAAAAAGCTGAGCAGGAGCGTCAGGCCAAAGCCGAGCAGGAGCGTAAAAATCGCGAGCAGCAACAGCGCGAAGAGGCTGAGCGGCGTGAAGCAGCGTTGCAAAAAGAGCAGCAGCATTTAAGTGATCGCAGTGATTCGGTAAACACGCAAACCTGGGAAGGGTTGATTCGTGAGCAGGTTACCGAAAACTGGAGCCGACCACCGGGTGCCCGTAATGGTATTACGGTTGTGCTGGAAGTAAACATGGTGCCAACCGGGCAAGTAATGAATGTCCGGGTGGTCAAAAGTAGCGGAGACATTCCGTTTGACCGCTCTGCAGAGCAGGCGGTTAAGCGCGTTGGACAATTTCAGGGTATACGTGAAATGCCTAACGATGTTTTCGAACGTTATTTCAGAGTTTTTCAACTTACCTTTAGACCGGAGGATTTACGCCAGTGA